In Papaver somniferum cultivar HN1 chromosome 1, ASM357369v1, whole genome shotgun sequence, a genomic segment contains:
- the LOC113329158 gene encoding tRNA-splicing endonuclease subunit Sen2-2 isoform X2: MNINNGRTGPRWKGKKSAEAKALADPMSKIVEQLQSSLLKLETQGFLLNSAVLLSVDVEQIELLERSCFGQPISSEEALRKLLISADEDKQWYELSFEEAFYLCYSLECVRIRDENKCLVSSNDVWQYMKSKRRAFPEFYIAYSHLRKKNWVVRSGLQYGADFVAYRHHPSLVHSEFVVIVDFNNSSRLRVWSDIEGMVRLSTLVAKTLMVLSVNTNDCDAVSPSEMDLYKVEGRTIMRWFAEKHREDPRTSERLSSA; this comes from the coding sequence GGAGAACGGGACCAAGATGGAAGGGAAAGAAGAGTGCAGAAGCTAAAGCTCTTGCTGATCCTATGTCAAAAATAGTTGAACAGCTTCAATCCTCTCTTCTTAAATTGGAAACACAGGGGTTTCTCTTAAATTCTGCTGTGCTTCTCTCAGTTGATGTTGAACAAATTGAACTGCTGGAGCGTTCTTGTTTCGGACAACCTATAAGCTCCGAGGAAGCTTTGAGGAAGCTTTTAATTTCCGCAGATGAAGATAAACAATGGTATGAGCTAAGCTTTGAGGAAGCTTTTTATTTGTGCTATTCTCTTGAATGCGTTCGGATTAGGGATGAAAATAAGTGTTTGGTGTCCAGTAATGATGTATGGCAATACATGAAGTCAAAGAGAAGAGCATTTCCTGAGTTCTACATTGCGTATTCTCATCTCCGAAAGAAAAACTGGGTAGTAAGATCTGGGTTACAGTATGGTGCAGATTTTGTGGCCTACCGCCATCACCCATCTCTGGTTCATTCTGAATTTGTTGTCATTGTTGATTTCAATAATAGTTCTAGGTTAAGGGTTTGGTCAGATATTGAAGGTATGGTTCGTCTTTCTACACTTGTAGCTAAAACCTTAATGGTTTTGAGTGTTAACACCAACGATTGTGACGCCGTATCTCCTTCAGAAATGGATCTTTACAAAGTTGAAGGGAGAACAATTATGAGATGGTTTGCAGAGAAGCACCGCGAGGATCCTCGTACCTCTGAGAGGTTGAGTTCAGCATGA